One stretch of Brachyhypopomus gauderio isolate BG-103 chromosome 8, BGAUD_0.2, whole genome shotgun sequence DNA includes these proteins:
- the il12rb2 gene encoding interleukin-12 receptor subunit beta-2 — translation MLTKHLIWFFLVFELLLTPGTLAEQICIVHSSKEVHMGSSFQVSCISKKVCKKSIYQDGVEKNNAINFNSTVAVINVVNLTQSTTFTCKCGNHLEPCGMDITPGYPPEVPQNLTCVQEGESNKVKCTWTMGLEMFFRTTSYLWVQGTPPNWYLSVPPHGKTRSGSFSILDKQTQFSVWVTANNSLGSTKSSVLNFTRNDIVKPLGPNITKVECSSRQCQLHTDKAKNIQLVEIQYGTGLEMQNTTFFNHTGSWTITSLSPYTQYIFKIRWRRNLTTGLWSEWSMTRHKTDEEVPLSMLDAWYIDKATKADIKSSEVLWKELSQSEARGDILSYSVSVVDKWEAVNIRTNITPPKRSHSVPCSLCNVSISAINSKGQSPPRVIQLQPMSLLQVEVSYVRVSNHSVALSWPATVNTVTEYLVEWYPVGRKQQLQWIRVKQQLNTVNITGLKPARCYKGAVVYLHSSGAGKAVFSGISTWQSVPQHGPDCFPSVTSENVQVKWHEVPVEKRGGCLKKYTIYLGDVKGQIQSYSVLHPQTHFTISGLTPGQRYKLWVSAWTEAGEGPKGSEVLFITKDSQSLLAEASLFLVLSVGFAFFLTCLILLCACQFSSVHRRLSRCCHCLMPSIVPDPANSKWAKECASEKGENKLQLHLSDSSVSEEEPDTIEVQEVPQEKLLQGETLPATGDLNLQEQELCASPAPHQSNIISSYLKSYSQESSFSNTTRSTDITVDYISTHEVMSEDDDNDEEVEAMGFFPCPQSPFLEPLISFGGKLRLDAVKIDCSDFLDCT, via the exons ATGCTTACTAAACACTTGATTTGGTTCTTCCTCGTTTTCGAATTGCTTTTGACTCCTGGAACACTAGCAG AGCAAATCTGCATTGTTCATTCGAGCAAGGAGGTTCATATGGGCTCAAGCTTCCAAGTCTCCTGTATCTCCAAAAAGGTTTGCAAGAAGTCGATTTACCAAGATGGGGTGGAAAAAAATAACGCCATCAACTTCAACTCAACAGTGGCAGTTATAAATGTTGTGAATCTGACACAATCTACAACCTTCACCTGCAAGTGTGGTAATCATCTAGAACCCTGCGGAATGGACATCACTCCTGGGT ATCCTCCTGAGGTTCCGCAAAACCTAACCTGTGTGCAAGAAGGAGAGTCTAATAAAGTGAAGTGCACCTGGACAATGGGTTTGGAAATGTTCTTTCGGACCACATCATATCTATG GGTGCAAGGAACTCCACCTAATTGGTACCTTAGTGTTCCACCCCATGGCAAAACCAGATCAGGTTCCTTTTCCATCTTGGACAAGCAGACCCAGTTCTCTGTGTGGGTCACTGCCAACAACAGTCTGGGTTCAACAAAGTCATCAGTCCTCAACTTCACACGCAATGACATAG TGAAGCCCTTGGGTCCAAATATCACAAAAGTGGAGTGCTCCTCACGGCAGTGCCAGctacacacagacaaagcaaAAAACATTCAGCTTGTGGAGATCCAATATGGAACAGGTCTGGAGATGCAGAACACCACCTTCTTCAAT CATACAGGTTCATGGACCATAACTTCATTGAGTCCATACACCCAGTACATCTTCAAAATCAGATGGAGACGAAACCTCACAACTGGCCTGTGGAGTGAGTGGAGCATGACTAGGCATAAGACTGATGAAGAAG TTCCCCTATCGATGCTTGATGCTTGGTACATCGATAAGGCCACTAAAGCAGACATTAAATCGTCAGAGGTATTATGGAAG GAGCTGAGCCAATCGGAAGCCAGAGGAGACATTTTGTCCTACAGTGTGAGCGTGGTGGACAAGTGGGAGGCAGTTAACATCAGGACTAACATTACACCCCCAAAGAGAAGTCACAGTGTGCCATGTTCTCTCTGTAATGTATCCATTTCTGCCATCAACTCAAAGGGCCAGTCTCCTCCCAGAGTGATTCAGCTGCAGCCAATGA GTCTGCTTCAGGTAGAAGTGTCATACGTGCGTGTGAGTAATCACAGTGTCGCCCTCTCCTGGCCGGCCACTGTAAACACCGTGACGGAGTACCTTGTGGAGTGGTATCCCGTTGGACGTAAACAGCAGCTTCAGTGGATCAGAGTGAAACAGCAGCTGAACACTGTCAACATTACTG GTTTGAAGCCTGCCAGATGCTACAAGGGAGCAGTTGTTTATCTGCATTCATCGGGGGCGGGAAAAGCCGTCTTCAGCGGGATCTCCACATGGCAGTCAG TGCCACAGCACGGCCCGGACTGTTTTCCCAGTGTTACCAGTGAGAATGTGCAAGTGAAGTGGCATGAAGTGCCagtggagaagagagggggtTGTCTGAAAAAGTACACCATCTACCTGGGGGATGTTAAAGGACAAATTCAAAGTTACA GTGTGctacacccacagacacatttCACCATCAGTGGCCTGACTCCTGGACAGCGCTACAAGCTTTGGGTCTCAGCCTGGACGGAAGCGGGCGAAGGCCCCAAAGGCAGTGAGGTCCTGTTCATTACTAAAGACTCACAAAGCCTGCTAG CTGAGGCATCTCTGTTCCTGGTCCTGTCTGTCGGATTCGCCTTCTTCCTGACGTGCCTGATTTTGCTGTGTGCCTGTCAGTTCTCCTCAGTGCACCGAAG ATTATCACGCTGCTGTCACTGCCTAATGCCCAGTATTGTCCCTGATCCTGCAAACAGCAAATGGGCAAAGGAATGTGCGAGTGAGAAG GGTGAAAATAAACTGCAGTTGCACCTCAGTGACTCCAGCGTGAGTGAAGAGGAGCCAGATACTATTGAGGTACAAGAGGTTCCTCAGGAAAAGCTGCTCCAAGGTGAGACTCTCCCAGCCACTGGAGACCTCAACCTTCAGGAGCAGGAACTTTGTGCCTCACCGGCACCACATCAGTCCAACATCATCAGCTCCTACCTCAAAAGCTATTCCCAGGAGTCCAGCTTCTCAAACACCACCCGGAGCACAGATATTACTGTGGACTACATTTCCACTCATGAGGTGATGAGTGAAGATGATGACAACGATGAAGAAGTGGAAGCCATGGGCTTTTTTCCCTGCCCCCAAAGCCCCTTCCTGGAGCCTCTGATCTCCTTCGGAGGAAAATTGAGACTTGATGCAGTGAAAATTGACTGCAGTGATTTCTTAGACTGTACATGA